The Chryseobacterium aureum genome contains a region encoding:
- a CDS encoding GNAT family N-acetyltransferase: MSTISIIEVKTAGQLKQFVKFPMDLYKNNPYYVPSFINDEINIWNADENPALQYSEAKQYLAYRNDKVVGRIAVLINHKEEKELGIKKVRFGWIDFIDDAEVSKALIQKAVDYAKEKNTDKIEGPMGFTNLDKAGMLIKGFDQLATMIGIYNHDYYPKHLENLGLIKEKEWVEFEIIFPETLPEKIHKFNQLISEKYKLKVLKFKTKEEIIQYVDPMFDLLDETYKHLSTYTPISDEQRKTYKEKYFKLIDKDFIVCIADENNHLVSFAITMPSYSKALQKSGGKLFPFGWWHFLQAGKKNDRANFYLIGIHPDYQRRGVTSIIFKEIWDIFRKKGVKYLETNPELEENKSIQLLWQDYNPVNHKRRRTYAMEVNK, encoded by the coding sequence ATGTCTACAATTTCAATTATTGAAGTAAAAACTGCGGGTCAGCTCAAGCAATTCGTAAAGTTTCCGATGGATTTGTACAAAAACAATCCTTACTACGTTCCGTCCTTTATCAATGACGAAATCAACATCTGGAATGCTGATGAAAATCCGGCACTTCAATATTCGGAAGCCAAGCAGTATTTGGCTTACAGGAATGATAAGGTTGTGGGCAGAATTGCAGTTCTTATCAACCACAAAGAAGAGAAGGAGTTAGGAATTAAAAAGGTACGTTTCGGATGGATCGACTTTATTGATGATGCTGAAGTCTCAAAGGCACTTATTCAAAAGGCGGTTGATTATGCCAAAGAAAAAAATACAGATAAAATTGAAGGGCCAATGGGTTTTACCAATCTTGACAAAGCAGGAATGCTGATAAAAGGTTTCGATCAGCTGGCAACCATGATTGGCATTTACAACCATGACTATTATCCTAAGCATCTTGAAAACCTCGGTTTAATCAAAGAAAAAGAATGGGTAGAGTTTGAAATCATTTTTCCCGAAACCTTACCTGAAAAGATCCATAAATTCAATCAGCTTATTTCCGAAAAATATAAGCTGAAGGTTTTAAAATTCAAAACAAAAGAAGAAATTATTCAGTATGTGGATCCCATGTTTGATCTTCTGGATGAGACGTATAAACATCTTTCCACCTACACCCCTATTTCAGATGAGCAGCGTAAAACCTACAAAGAAAAATATTTCAAACTGATTGATAAAGATTTCATTGTGTGTATTGCTGATGAAAACAACCATCTTGTATCTTTTGCCATTACCATGCCTTCGTATTCCAAAGCTTTGCAAAAGTCTGGCGGAAAACTGTTTCCATTCGGCTGGTGGCACTTCCTTCAGGCCGGAAAGAAAAATGACAGAGCGAATTTTTATCTGATTGGAATTCATCCTGATTACCAGAGAAGAGGAGTTACTTCCATTATTTTCAAAGAAATCTGGGATATATTCAGAAAAAAAGGGGTAAAATACCTCGAAACCAATCCGGAGCTGGAGGAAAACAAAAGTATTCAGCTATTGTGGCAGGATTACAATCCGGTCAATCACAAAAGAAGAAGAACCTATGCTATGGAAGTGAATAAGTAG
- a CDS encoding bacteriocin-like protein, whose product MKNLKKVSKKELKTIQGGIAPECCSYYPPALQNCCATPSSMSCPPPWADGTFPC is encoded by the coding sequence ATGAAAAATCTAAAGAAAGTTTCCAAAAAAGAACTGAAGACCATTCAGGGAGGTATTGCCCCCGAATGCTGTTCTTATTATCCCCCAGCATTACAGAACTGCTGTGCCACTCCTTCGAGTATGAGTTGTCCTCCACCATGGGCAGACGGAACATTTCCATGTTAA
- a CDS encoding NADH-quinone oxidoreductase subunit A, producing MNLPESYIPILIQAGVAVGFVAVSLLGAHFLGPQQKKGNSVKNQSWECGVPVEGNARTPFSIKYFLTAVLFVLFDIEIVFFYPYAVNFREFGMEGFLAVLTFVAIFFVAFFYVWKRGALDWDK from the coding sequence ATGAATTTACCTGAAAGTTATATTCCAATCCTTATCCAGGCTGGTGTAGCAGTAGGATTTGTAGCTGTTTCTTTACTGGGTGCCCATTTCCTGGGTCCTCAGCAGAAAAAAGGAAACTCTGTAAAAAACCAAAGCTGGGAATGTGGAGTTCCTGTGGAAGGAAACGCCAGAACACCGTTTTCTATCAAGTACTTCCTGACTGCGGTATTGTTCGTCCTATTCGATATTGAAATCGTATTCTTTTATCCTTATGCGGTAAACTTCAGAGAATTTGGTATGGAAGGATTCCTTGCCGTACTTACATTCGTTGCGATTTTTTTCGTAGCGTTTTTCTATGTCTGGAAGCGAGGCGCACTGGATTGGGATAAATAA
- the nuoF gene encoding NADH-quinone oxidoreductase subunit NuoF, producing the protein MSKKLLLKDAHIEGIRYFETYRKQGGYTAAEKALKMTPDEILEEVKASGLRGRGGAGFPTGMKWSFLAKPEGVPRHLVVNADESEPGTFKDRYLMEFLPHLLIEGMLISSYCLGSNTSYIYIRGEYSWIPDILEEAIEEAKAAGFLGKNILGTGFDLEIYVQRGGGAYICGEETALLESLEGKRGNPRLKPPFPAVKGLWERPTVVNNVESIAAVVPIIDITGAEYAKIGVGRSTGTKLISACGNINKPGVYEIDMTITVEEFIYSDEYCGGIKDGKKLKACIPGGSSVPIVPANLLLRTVNGEPRYMNYESLADGGFATGTMMGSGGFIVLDEDQCIVEHTMTLARFYNHESCGQCTPCREGTGWMYKILKKIEKGEGKMEDIDLLWDIQRKIEGNTICPLGDAAAWPVAAAIRHFRDEFEWHVKNPELSQTQNYGLAHYADPIPAVEKNA; encoded by the coding sequence ATGAGTAAAAAACTTTTACTTAAAGACGCACATATAGAAGGTATTCGCTACTTTGAGACTTACCGTAAACAGGGAGGTTACACAGCTGCTGAAAAAGCCTTGAAAATGACTCCTGACGAAATTCTTGAAGAAGTGAAAGCTTCAGGATTAAGAGGTCGTGGTGGAGCTGGGTTCCCAACAGGAATGAAATGGAGCTTTCTGGCGAAGCCGGAAGGGGTTCCAAGACACCTTGTTGTGAATGCGGATGAATCTGAGCCCGGAACATTCAAGGACAGATATCTGATGGAGTTCCTTCCTCATTTATTGATCGAAGGAATGCTGATTTCTTCTTACTGTTTAGGTTCCAATACTTCTTATATCTACATCCGTGGAGAATATTCATGGATTCCGGATATTCTTGAAGAAGCGATTGAAGAAGCTAAAGCAGCAGGATTTTTAGGTAAAAATATTTTAGGAACAGGTTTCGATCTTGAAATCTATGTACAGAGAGGAGGTGGAGCATATATCTGTGGGGAAGAAACCGCATTGCTTGAATCCCTTGAAGGAAAAAGAGGTAACCCAAGATTAAAACCACCATTCCCGGCTGTTAAAGGTCTTTGGGAAAGACCAACGGTAGTTAATAACGTTGAATCTATTGCTGCGGTAGTTCCGATCATTGATATTACTGGTGCTGAGTATGCTAAAATTGGAGTGGGAAGATCTACAGGAACGAAACTGATTTCTGCCTGTGGAAACATCAACAAACCTGGGGTATACGAAATCGATATGACAATCACTGTAGAGGAATTTATCTATTCTGATGAATATTGCGGTGGTATTAAAGATGGTAAAAAATTAAAGGCTTGTATTCCTGGAGGAAGTTCTGTTCCGATTGTTCCTGCCAATTTATTGCTGAGAACAGTGAACGGAGAGCCAAGATATATGAACTATGAATCATTGGCAGATGGTGGTTTTGCTACCGGAACCATGATGGGTTCAGGAGGTTTCATCGTTCTGGATGAAGACCAGTGTATTGTAGAACATACCATGACTTTGGCAAGGTTCTACAACCACGAAAGTTGCGGACAATGTACACCTTGCCGTGAAGGAACAGGATGGATGTACAAGATTTTAAAGAAAATCGAGAAAGGAGAAGGAAAAATGGAAGACATCGATTTGCTTTGGGATATCCAGAGAAAAATCGAAGGAAACACGATTTGTCCGTTGGGTGATGCCGCAGCTTGGCCGGTTGCAGCAGCAATCCGCCACTTCAGAGATGAATTCGAGTGGCACGTGAAAAACCCAGAATTGTCTCAGACACAAAATTATGGATTGGCACATTATGCAGATCCTATTCCGGCTGTAGAAAAGAACGCATAG
- a CDS encoding NADH-quinone oxidoreductase subunit NuoE family protein, producing the protein MSETIAFKPESLAQVHKIIARYPEGRQKSALLPVLHLAQKEFGGWLDVPVMDYVAGLLSIQPIEVYEVATFYTMFNMKPVGKYVLEVCRTGPCMVCGSEKILNHIRTKLNIKDGETTEDGMFTLKPAECLGACGYAPMMQLGKFFHENLTIEKVDEILDLCRQGQVALD; encoded by the coding sequence ATGAGCGAAACAATAGCTTTTAAACCGGAAAGTTTAGCACAGGTACACAAAATTATCGCAAGATATCCAGAGGGAAGACAGAAATCTGCTCTTCTTCCTGTACTTCACCTGGCACAGAAAGAGTTCGGAGGATGGTTAGATGTTCCTGTGATGGATTATGTTGCCGGACTATTAAGTATCCAGCCGATCGAGGTATACGAAGTAGCTACTTTCTATACCATGTTTAATATGAAGCCGGTAGGTAAATATGTGTTGGAAGTTTGCAGAACAGGACCTTGTATGGTGTGTGGAAGCGAAAAAATCCTGAACCATATCAGAACCAAGCTGAACATTAAAGACGGAGAGACTACGGAAGACGGTATGTTCACATTAAAGCCTGCGGAATGTCTTGGAGCATGTGGATATGCACCCATGATGCAGCTTGGAAAATTCTTTCATGAAAATTTAACGATAGAAAAAGTAGATGAAATCCTTGATCTTTGCAGACAGGGACAAGTTGCTTTAGACTAA
- a CDS encoding zinc metallopeptidase — protein sequence MVGYYIIIGISMLVSWWVSSRLKSKFEYYSNVHLRNGLSGKEVAEKMLRDNGINDVQVISVPGQLTDHYNPADKTVNLSEGVYMQRNAAAAAVAAHECGHAVQHAVGYSMLNLRSKLVPIVNISSNLMQFVLIAGIAVMAASRTIENPNGNTTVLAIGVAMFAMTTLFAFVTLPVEYDASNRAMKWLKDTGTVTAEEFVGVQDSLKWAARTYVVAALGSLAQLLYWGSLLLGGRRD from the coding sequence ATGGTGGGTTATTATATCATTATTGGTATTTCGATGCTGGTGAGCTGGTGGGTTTCGTCCAGATTGAAATCTAAATTTGAATATTATTCCAATGTACACCTTCGAAACGGCCTTTCGGGGAAAGAAGTAGCGGAAAAGATGTTGAGAGATAACGGGATTAATGATGTTCAGGTAATATCGGTTCCCGGGCAGTTGACGGACCACTATAATCCGGCAGATAAAACAGTCAATCTTTCTGAAGGAGTTTACATGCAGAGAAATGCCGCCGCTGCCGCCGTAGCTGCTCACGAATGCGGGCACGCAGTACAGCATGCGGTAGGATATTCTATGTTGAATTTACGTTCGAAACTGGTTCCTATTGTTAATATAAGTTCTAACCTGATGCAGTTTGTGCTTATTGCGGGTATCGCAGTGATGGCTGCTTCAAGAACAATTGAGAATCCGAATGGTAATACAACTGTGCTTGCCATAGGAGTAGCCATGTTTGCGATGACAACGCTTTTTGCTTTTGTTACGCTTCCAGTGGAATACGATGCGAGTAACAGAGCGATGAAATGGCTTAAAGATACTGGTACTGTTACTGCGGAAGAATTTGTTGGTGTACAGGATAGTCTGAAATGGGCCGCAAGAACGTATGTTGTGGCAGCCTTAGGTTCTCTGGCACAGCTTCTCTACTGGGGATCTTTGCTTCTGGGTGGAAGAAGGGATTAA
- a CDS encoding 2Fe-2S iron-sulfur cluster-binding protein, whose protein sequence is MSEEVKKFKITIDGQTTEVMPGTSILEAARQIGGKSVPPAMCYYSKLETSGGRCRTCLVEVSKGSEADPRPMPKLVASCRTNVMDGMEVKNLTSEKAQEGRKAVTEFLLVNHPLDCPICDQAGECHLQDLGYEHGVENTRTEFERNTYEADDLGPNIKLNMNRCILCARCVLTANQLTETREHGILFRGDHAEISTYLNKALDNDFIGNVIDVCPVGALTDRTARFASRVWFTKPMNASCKCDKCSGKAVVWFKGDEIVRVTARKDQWGEVEEFICDTCRFERKSLSDWNIEGPRHIDRHSVISLNHYEKPKDELRVLDNPMAKEISEKDEK, encoded by the coding sequence ATGAGCGAAGAAGTTAAAAAATTCAAAATAACTATAGACGGACAGACTACCGAAGTGATGCCTGGTACTTCCATTCTGGAAGCTGCAAGACAAATCGGTGGAAAATCTGTACCTCCTGCAATGTGCTACTACAGCAAACTGGAAACCAGTGGAGGGAGATGCAGAACTTGTCTTGTAGAAGTTTCTAAAGGATCTGAAGCAGATCCGCGTCCTATGCCAAAATTAGTGGCAAGTTGCAGAACGAATGTAATGGACGGGATGGAAGTAAAAAACCTTACTTCCGAGAAAGCACAGGAAGGAAGAAAAGCGGTGACCGAATTTCTATTGGTGAATCACCCGCTGGACTGCCCTATCTGTGACCAGGCCGGAGAATGTCATCTTCAGGATTTAGGCTATGAACATGGTGTGGAAAATACAAGAACAGAATTCGAAAGAAATACGTACGAAGCTGATGATCTTGGGCCGAACATCAAATTGAACATGAACCGTTGTATTCTTTGCGCAAGATGCGTGCTGACCGCTAATCAGCTTACAGAAACAAGAGAACACGGTATCCTTTTCAGAGGGGATCACGCTGAAATTTCAACCTATTTAAATAAGGCTTTAGATAATGACTTCATCGGAAACGTTATTGACGTTTGCCCTGTAGGAGCTTTGACAGACAGAACCGCTCGTTTTGCAAGCAGAGTTTGGTTTACAAAACCTATGAACGCTTCTTGCAAATGTGACAAGTGTTCAGGAAAAGCTGTTGTATGGTTTAAAGGAGACGAAATTGTAAGAGTAACTGCAAGAAAAGACCAGTGGGGTGAAGTAGAAGAATTCATCTGTGATACATGCCGTTTCGAGAGAAAATCATTATCAGACTGGAACATCGAAGGTCCTAGACATATCGACAGACATTCTGTAATTTCATTGAACCACTACGAAAAGCCTAAAGATGAGCTAAGAGTTTTAGACAATCCTATGGCTAAAGAAATCAGTGAAAAAGACGAAAAATAG
- the ribD gene encoding bifunctional diaminohydroxyphosphoribosylaminopyrimidine deaminase/5-amino-6-(5-phosphoribosylamino)uracil reductase RibD: MNNDELYIKRCIELAQKALGHTYPNPLVGSVIVHNGEIIGEGYHHKAGENHAEINAINSVKNKELIPESTIYVSLEPCAHYGKTPPCALKIKELGFKKVVIGAMDSHDKVNGKGKKIIQDAGIEAVSGILEKDCVELNKRFFTYHEKKRPYIILKWAESGDGFLDRDFKPTAISNALANQFVHQLRADEHAILVGTQTALNDNPSLTVRNAEGVNPVRILIDFDLKVPSNFNIYNHEAKTLVLNTVKEGTEGSIQFIRLNKDNFLQELMEALYKEQIQSVIIEGGRFTLQQFINANLWDEAIVIKNENLKHENGTKAPEFNHIALKTETFRDNTISFFKVK, translated from the coding sequence ATGAATAACGACGAACTTTATATCAAGAGATGCATCGAACTGGCTCAGAAAGCCCTCGGCCACACCTACCCTAACCCTCTTGTGGGAAGTGTGATAGTACACAACGGAGAAATCATAGGTGAAGGATACCATCATAAAGCAGGAGAAAACCACGCAGAGATCAATGCTATCAATTCCGTTAAAAATAAAGAACTTATTCCGGAATCTACAATCTATGTGTCTTTGGAGCCTTGTGCTCACTATGGAAAAACTCCTCCATGCGCTTTAAAGATTAAAGAACTTGGATTTAAAAAAGTAGTTATTGGCGCTATGGATTCCCATGATAAAGTGAATGGCAAGGGAAAGAAAATCATTCAGGATGCAGGAATTGAAGCCGTTTCAGGAATTCTTGAAAAAGATTGCGTTGAACTGAATAAAAGATTTTTCACCTATCACGAAAAGAAAAGACCTTATATTATTCTAAAATGGGCAGAATCCGGGGATGGTTTTCTGGACAGAGATTTTAAACCGACCGCTATTTCTAATGCATTGGCAAATCAGTTTGTTCATCAGTTAAGAGCTGACGAACACGCCATTCTGGTAGGAACCCAAACCGCATTGAATGACAACCCAAGTCTTACAGTAAGAAATGCTGAAGGCGTCAATCCTGTCAGAATTCTGATTGATTTTGACTTAAAAGTTCCCTCCAACTTCAACATTTATAATCATGAAGCAAAAACATTGGTTTTAAACACTGTCAAAGAAGGAACAGAAGGATCTATTCAATTCATCAGACTGAATAAAGATAATTTCCTGCAGGAGCTTATGGAAGCTTTATACAAAGAACAGATACAGTCTGTCATTATTGAAGGCGGCCGTTTTACACTCCAACAGTTCATTAATGCCAACCTTTGGGATGAAGCCATTGTTATTAAAAATGAAAATCTGAAACATGAAAACGGCACAAAAGCCCCGGAGTTTAATCATATAGCTTTGAAAACCGAAACATTCAGAGATAATACGATTTCATTTTTTAAAGTAAAATAA
- a CDS encoding bacteriocin-like protein, with the protein MKNLKKVSRAHMKIIKGGVFVTCTLPNGEPTRCRDKCPQDFCGPTSYMCLIPMDLCGDGM; encoded by the coding sequence ATGAAAAATTTGAAAAAAGTATCCAGAGCCCATATGAAAATCATTAAAGGTGGGGTTTTCGTAACATGCACCCTTCCCAATGGAGAACCTACCAGATGCCGGGATAAATGCCCGCAGGATTTTTGTGGTCCAACGAGCTATATGTGCCTGATCCCAATGGATCTGTGTGGAGATGGAATGTAA
- the nuoD gene encoding NADH dehydrogenase (quinone) subunit D, giving the protein MKDNSLSNILNQYESKEQIDGQLYTLNLGPTHPATHGIFQNILTMDGERILHAEQTVGYIHRAFEKISERRNYSQITTLTDRMNYCSAPINNLGWHMTVEKLIGVEVPKRVDYMRVILMELARIGDHLICNGVTGMDSGAITGLTYMFIERERIYDMYEQICGARMTTNMGRIGGFERDFTPKFHELLKDFLKTFPPRFKEFCTLLERNRIFMDRTIGTGAISAERALSYGFTGPNLRAAGVDYDVRVAQPYSSYQDFDFIIPVGTSGDTYDRFMVRQQEIWESIKIIKQAYENLPEGPFHADVPDFYLPEKADVYQKMEALIYHFKIVMGETDVPKGEVYHAVEGGNGELGFYLVSDGGRSPYRLHFRRPCFIYYQAYPEMITGSVISDAIVTMCSMNIIAGELDA; this is encoded by the coding sequence ATGAAAGATAACTCATTATCTAATATACTAAACCAGTACGAAAGTAAGGAACAGATTGACGGACAATTATATACCCTGAATCTGGGACCTACCCACCCTGCTACCCACGGGATTTTCCAGAATATCTTAACGATGGACGGAGAAAGAATCCTTCATGCAGAGCAAACTGTAGGATATATCCACAGAGCATTTGAGAAAATTTCGGAAAGAAGAAACTATTCTCAGATCACTACCCTTACAGACCGTATGAATTACTGTTCTGCCCCCATCAATAACTTAGGCTGGCACATGACAGTAGAAAAGCTGATTGGTGTGGAAGTTCCAAAACGTGTAGACTATATGCGTGTTATTTTAATGGAGCTTGCCAGAATCGGTGACCACCTGATCTGTAACGGGGTAACCGGGATGGACTCAGGAGCCATTACAGGTCTTACTTATATGTTCATCGAAAGAGAACGTATTTATGATATGTACGAGCAGATCTGCGGAGCGAGAATGACGACCAATATGGGAAGAATCGGAGGATTTGAAAGAGACTTCACGCCCAAATTCCATGAGCTGTTAAAAGACTTCTTAAAAACATTCCCGCCAAGATTCAAAGAATTCTGTACCCTGTTAGAAAGAAACAGAATTTTCATGGACAGAACCATCGGTACAGGAGCTATTTCTGCCGAAAGAGCTTTAAGCTACGGTTTCACAGGTCCAAACTTACGTGCAGCAGGAGTAGATTACGATGTAAGAGTTGCACAGCCTTATTCTTCATACCAGGATTTCGACTTCATTATTCCTGTAGGAACTTCAGGAGATACTTACGACCGTTTCATGGTTCGTCAGCAGGAAATCTGGGAATCAATCAAAATTATCAAACAAGCATACGAAAATCTTCCGGAAGGTCCGTTCCATGCGGATGTTCCTGATTTTTATCTTCCTGAAAAGGCAGATGTATATCAGAAAATGGAAGCCCTGATCTACCATTTCAAAATCGTCATGGGAGAAACAGATGTACCTAAGGGAGAAGTTTATCACGCTGTAGAAGGCGGAAACGGAGAATTAGGGTTCTATCTTGTGAGTGACGGAGGAAGAAGCCCTTACAGGCTTCACTTCAGAAGACCATGCTTCATCTACTATCAGGCATATCCTGAAATGATTACAGGTTCTGTAATCTCAGACGCCATTGTAACAATGTGTAGTATGAATATCATTGCGGGAGAATTAGACGCATAA
- a CDS encoding NADH-quinone oxidoreductase subunit B yields the protein MSDKKPVIRTDAPAPEGYEGEGFFATKLSSVIGMARKFSLWPLPFATSCCGIEFMATLNPTYDASRFGMERNSFSPRQADMLMVCGTISKKLGPVLKEVYTQMAEPKWVVAVGACASSGGIFDTYSVLQGIDKIIPVDVYVPGCPPRPEQIIEGVMQVQALAESESIRRRDMPEYQKLLDSYNISN from the coding sequence ATGTCAGATAAAAAACCAGTAATAAGAACAGATGCACCTGCTCCCGAAGGCTATGAAGGAGAAGGGTTTTTCGCAACAAAACTGAGCAGTGTAATCGGGATGGCAAGAAAGTTTTCACTTTGGCCGTTACCTTTTGCAACCTCTTGTTGTGGTATCGAGTTTATGGCTACCCTGAACCCGACATATGATGCTTCAAGATTTGGTATGGAAAGAAACTCTTTCTCTCCAAGACAGGCAGATATGCTGATGGTTTGCGGAACTATATCAAAGAAATTGGGACCCGTCCTGAAAGAAGTGTACACTCAGATGGCTGAGCCAAAATGGGTGGTAGCAGTGGGAGCCTGTGCTTCCAGCGGTGGTATTTTTGATACCTATTCTGTGCTTCAGGGAATTGATAAAATTATTCCGGTAGACGTGTATGTTCCCGGTTGTCCTCCAAGACCTGAACAGATCATTGAAGGGGTAATGCAGGTACAGGCTCTAGCAGAAAGCGAAAGCATCAGAAGAAGAGATATGCCTGAATATCAGAAATTACTAGATTCTTACAACATAAGCAACTAA
- a CDS encoding IMPACT family protein translates to MTFEYRTIEKSIENTLLKEKGSKFIGFAFPVTNEKELKNALEKIREDHPKATHHCYAFRMGLNGENYRANDDGEPSGSAGLPIYNQLLANEITNILVIVVRYYGGTKLGVSGLVKAYKESAKITLEEANIITRELETEVEIQFNFNQQNTIFTLLSKFDAKVVNFDANENCILTASLKLAQKESISEKLSEMQYVSFEFND, encoded by the coding sequence ATGACGTTTGAATACAGAACCATAGAAAAATCTATAGAAAATACTCTTTTAAAGGAAAAAGGAAGCAAGTTCATAGGCTTTGCCTTCCCGGTAACCAATGAAAAAGAGCTAAAAAATGCACTGGAAAAAATCAGGGAAGACCACCCTAAGGCCACACACCATTGCTACGCTTTCAGAATGGGATTAAATGGCGAAAACTACCGTGCCAATGATGATGGTGAACCTTCAGGAAGTGCCGGATTACCCATTTACAACCAGCTGCTGGCCAATGAAATCACCAATATTCTTGTTATTGTTGTCCGTTATTATGGCGGCACCAAACTCGGCGTTTCCGGACTGGTAAAAGCCTATAAAGAATCTGCCAAAATCACGCTGGAAGAAGCCAATATCATAACCAGAGAGCTGGAAACCGAAGTGGAAATTCAGTTTAACTTCAATCAGCAGAACACGATATTCACCCTGCTATCAAAATTTGATGCAAAAGTTGTAAACTTCGATGCAAATGAAAACTGTATTCTTACAGCCTCTTTAAAACTGGCCCAAAAAGAAAGCATCTCAGAAAAGCTTTCCGAGATGCAATATGTTTCATTTGAATTTAATGATTAA
- a CDS encoding NADH-quinone oxidoreductase subunit C, translating to MTNEFVLEAITREFPESVISSSEPYGMLTIEVKKEDIKKIIHYLKDSSLEINFLTDVCGIHYPEFPEKEIGVVYHLHNMMVNFRLRLKIFMSRENIEVDSLTDLYAGANWMERETYDFYGIKFKGHPDLRPILNMEDLGYHPMLKEYRLEDGTRTDKNDSMFGR from the coding sequence ATGACAAACGAATTTGTATTAGAGGCCATCACAAGAGAATTTCCGGAATCTGTTATTTCAAGCTCAGAGCCTTATGGAATGCTGACTATTGAAGTGAAGAAAGAAGATATCAAGAAGATTATTCATTATCTTAAAGATTCATCACTGGAAATCAATTTCCTTACTGATGTCTGCGGGATTCATTATCCTGAATTCCCTGAAAAGGAAATTGGTGTTGTATACCATTTGCACAATATGATGGTCAATTTCAGATTACGTCTGAAAATCTTCATGTCCAGAGAAAATATTGAGGTAGATTCTCTTACGGATCTGTATGCAGGAGCTAACTGGATGGAAAGAGAAACGTATGATTTCTATGGGATTAAATTTAAAGGACATCCGGATCTGAGACCTATTTTGAATATGGAAGACCTGGGATACCACCCAATGTTGAAAGAATATCGCCTTGAAGACGGTACAAGAACCGACAAGAACGATAGTATGTTCGGAAGATAA